One genomic window of Pseudomonas aeruginosa includes the following:
- a CDS encoding YgjV family protein, giving the protein MHWLDYLQWPAMLVTVVAAWLVASAHRRRRKVGFWVFLASNLLWIAWGLYAQAYALILLQVCLAAMNLRGTHRNEAPQDSA; this is encoded by the coding sequence ATGCACTGGCTGGACTACCTGCAATGGCCCGCCATGCTGGTCACGGTGGTGGCCGCCTGGCTGGTGGCGTCGGCGCATCGGCGAAGACGCAAGGTCGGCTTCTGGGTGTTCCTCGCCAGCAACCTGCTGTGGATCGCCTGGGGCCTGTACGCCCAGGCCTATGCGCTGATCCTGCTGCAGGTCTGCCTGGCGGCGATGAACCTGCGCGGCACCCATCGCAACGAAGCGCCACAGGACAGCGCCTGA
- a CDS encoding ABC transporter permease — MVKTCGKALLGLCAAAAVLALLIHWITPATILHYREDLLFYLQAHLVLVFSSMAAALLVGVPAGILLSRPGMQAQAERLMQVFNVGNTIPPLAVLAIALAIIGIGNGPAILALFLASLLPIVRNTYEGLRNVSPALKEAATGIGMTPNQVLLRVELPNAVPIIVGGVRVALALNVGSAPLAFLIGANSLGSLIFPGIYLNNHQQLLLGAACTALLALLLDALVVLFSRMFLERGLTAKEA; from the coding sequence ATGGTGAAAACCTGTGGCAAGGCCCTGCTCGGCCTCTGCGCCGCAGCCGCCGTACTGGCCTTGCTGATCCACTGGATCACCCCCGCGACCATCCTCCACTACCGCGAGGACCTGCTGTTCTACTTGCAGGCCCACCTGGTGCTGGTCTTCAGTTCGATGGCGGCCGCCCTGCTGGTCGGCGTGCCGGCCGGCATCCTGCTCAGCCGTCCCGGCATGCAGGCCCAGGCCGAACGCCTGATGCAGGTGTTCAACGTCGGCAACACCATCCCGCCGCTGGCGGTGCTGGCCATCGCCCTGGCGATCATCGGCATCGGCAACGGCCCGGCAATCCTCGCCCTGTTCCTCGCCTCGCTGCTGCCGATCGTGCGCAACACCTACGAGGGCCTGCGCAATGTCTCGCCGGCGCTGAAGGAAGCCGCCACCGGCATCGGCATGACGCCCAACCAGGTGCTGCTGCGGGTGGAACTGCCGAACGCGGTGCCGATCATCGTCGGCGGCGTGCGCGTGGCCCTGGCACTGAACGTCGGCTCCGCGCCGCTGGCGTTCCTGATCGGCGCCAACAGCCTGGGCAGCCTGATCTTCCCCGGCATCTACCTGAACAACCACCAGCAACTGCTGCTCGGCGCCGCCTGCACGGCGCTCCTCGCCCTGCTGCTGGACGCCCTGGTGGTGCTGTTCAGCCGCATGTTCCTGGAACGCGGCCTGACCGCCAAGGAGGCCTGA
- a CDS encoding TIGR01459 family HAD-type hydrolase produces the protein MSDAPTSPRFSAATSTRLLDHAQLEVLCADYDGFLLDLWGVVMDGAEAFPGALAWLARRHAEGRPVWFLSNSSSSVAEMSAGLERLGIRRDWFAGITTSGQLTIDALLQTAEYRRGGIYLAGVGLAQQSWPAEIRERFVEDIAQAALIVGVGSFPQDELEQRFAPLRGATDLPFLCANPDRVVVSGGRTVYGAGMLAELFSEEGGQVSWYGKPDPAAFRIAQRQLEARGARHILFVGDSLVTDVPGALAARIDTLWLGATGIHREALGAEFNGALDEERVRSLLHGYPIRPHFAAPGLV, from the coding sequence ATGAGCGATGCCCCGACCTCCCCGCGCTTCAGCGCCGCCACCAGCACCCGCCTGCTCGACCATGCGCAACTGGAGGTGCTCTGCGCCGACTATGACGGCTTCCTTCTCGATCTCTGGGGCGTAGTGATGGACGGCGCCGAGGCGTTCCCCGGCGCCCTTGCCTGGCTCGCCCGGCGGCACGCCGAAGGCCGCCCGGTCTGGTTCCTCAGCAACTCGTCCAGCAGCGTGGCGGAAATGAGCGCCGGGCTCGAGCGCCTGGGCATCCGGCGCGACTGGTTCGCCGGCATCACCACGTCCGGCCAGTTGACCATCGACGCCCTGCTGCAAACCGCCGAATACCGGCGTGGCGGTATCTACCTGGCCGGCGTCGGCCTGGCCCAGCAGAGCTGGCCGGCGGAAATCCGCGAGCGCTTCGTCGAGGACATCGCCCAGGCGGCGCTGATCGTCGGCGTCGGCAGCTTTCCCCAGGATGAACTGGAACAGCGCTTCGCGCCCCTGCGCGGCGCCACCGACCTACCGTTCCTCTGCGCCAACCCGGACCGCGTGGTGGTTTCCGGCGGCCGCACGGTATACGGCGCGGGCATGCTCGCCGAGCTGTTCAGCGAGGAAGGCGGCCAGGTCAGCTGGTACGGCAAGCCCGACCCGGCGGCCTTCCGCATCGCCCAGCGGCAACTGGAAGCGCGCGGCGCGCGGCACATCCTGTTCGTCGGCGACTCGCTGGTGACCGACGTCCCCGGCGCCCTCGCCGCGCGCATCGATACGCTCTGGCTGGGCGCCACCGGCATCCACCGCGAAGCCCTGGGCGCCGAGTTCAACGGAGCACTCGACGAGGAGCGGGTCAGGTCGCTGCTGCACGGCTATCCGATCCGACCGCACTTTGCCGCGCCAGGGCTGGTCTGA
- a CDS encoding cation:proton antiporter → MLDLVAAFIALTTLLTYVNYRFIRLPPTIGVMATALVFSLIVQGLSELGYPILEVEMQEIIRRIDFSEVLMTWFLPALLFAGALHVDLSDLRSYKWPIGLLATAGVLIATFVIGGLAYYTFPLFGWQVDFIYCLLFGALISPTDPIAVLGILKSAGAPKPLATTIVGESLFNDGTAVVVFAIILGILQLGEAPTVSATAILFVQEAIGGVVFGAVLGYGVFVMMRGIDQYQVEVMLTLALVIGGAALAARLHVSAPIAMVVAGLIIGNHGRHYAMSDETRRYVDKFWELIDEILNALLFALIGLELLLLPFSWLHVAAAFALGGAVLVSRLLTVGPAILVLRRFRGANRQVPAGTIRILVWGGLRGGVSVALALSLPLGPERDLILSLTYIVVLVSILLQGLSIGPLVRRIYAGQPLEKSEGAH, encoded by the coding sequence ATGCTCGATCTCGTCGCGGCATTCATTGCCTTGACCACCTTGCTCACCTACGTGAACTACCGCTTCATCCGCCTGCCGCCGACCATCGGCGTGATGGCCACGGCGCTGGTGTTCTCGCTGATCGTCCAGGGGCTGTCGGAACTGGGCTATCCGATCCTCGAGGTGGAGATGCAGGAAATCATCCGCCGCATCGACTTCTCCGAAGTGCTGATGACCTGGTTCCTGCCCGCGCTGCTGTTCGCCGGCGCACTGCACGTCGACCTCTCCGACCTGCGCAGCTACAAGTGGCCGATCGGCCTGCTGGCCACCGCCGGGGTGCTGATCGCCACCTTCGTCATCGGTGGCCTGGCCTACTACACCTTCCCGCTGTTCGGCTGGCAGGTGGATTTCATCTACTGCCTGCTGTTCGGCGCGCTGATCTCGCCGACCGACCCCATTGCCGTGCTCGGCATCCTCAAGTCCGCCGGCGCGCCGAAACCGCTGGCGACCACCATCGTCGGCGAGTCGCTGTTCAACGACGGCACCGCGGTGGTGGTGTTCGCCATCATCCTCGGCATCCTCCAGCTCGGCGAGGCGCCCACGGTCAGCGCCACGGCGATCCTCTTCGTCCAGGAAGCCATCGGCGGCGTGGTCTTCGGTGCGGTGCTCGGCTACGGCGTGTTCGTGATGATGCGCGGCATCGACCAGTACCAGGTGGAGGTCATGCTGACCCTCGCCCTGGTCATCGGCGGTGCCGCGCTGGCCGCGCGCCTGCACGTATCGGCGCCGATCGCGATGGTGGTGGCCGGGCTGATCATCGGCAACCACGGACGCCACTACGCGATGTCGGACGAGACCCGGCGCTACGTGGACAAGTTCTGGGAACTGATCGACGAGATCCTCAACGCCCTGCTGTTCGCCCTGATCGGCCTGGAGCTGCTGCTGTTGCCGTTCTCCTGGCTGCACGTGGCGGCGGCCTTCGCCCTAGGCGGCGCGGTGCTGGTCTCGCGCCTGCTCACGGTGGGCCCGGCGATCCTGGTCCTGCGCCGTTTCCGTGGCGCCAACCGGCAGGTACCGGCGGGCACCATCCGCATCCTGGTCTGGGGTGGGCTGCGCGGCGGCGTCTCGGTGGCGCTGGCGCTGTCCCTGCCGTTGGGGCCGGAGCGCGACCTGATCCTCAGCCTGACCTACATCGTGGTGCTGGTATCGATCCTGCTCCAGGGGCTTTCCATCGGCCCGCTGGTGCGTCGTATCTACGCCGGCCAGCCGCTGGAGAAAAGCGAGGGGGCGCACTGA
- a CDS encoding DUF1656 domain-containing protein has product MPREIAIHGVYMPTLTLLFVIAAALTWGLDRIFASVGLYRFTWHPALFRVSLFACLYGGLSLTIYR; this is encoded by the coding sequence ATGCCTCGTGAAATCGCCATCCATGGGGTCTACATGCCGACCCTGACGCTGTTGTTCGTGATCGCCGCGGCGCTCACCTGGGGGCTCGACCGGATCTTCGCCTCGGTTGGCCTGTATCGCTTCACCTGGCACCCGGCGCTGTTCCGGGTCAGCCTGTTCGCCTGCCTGTACGGCGGCCTGTCCCTGACCATCTACCGCTGA
- a CDS encoding HlyD family secretion protein, translated as MTLKSVISLLATLLILLVAVFIGRTLWVNYMDTPWTRDGRVRADVINVAADVSGIVVDVPVRDNQLVKKGDLLMQIDPDHYRIAVKQAESLVASRKATLEMRQLNARRRAEMDEMVVSRESRDDAHNTAAAAMADYEQAKAQLDAARLNLERTRVVAQVDGYVTNLNVHRGDYARVGEAKMAVIDKNSYWVYGYFEETKLPYIREGDPVDMQLMSGEHLKGHVESIARGIYDRDNPESRELTADVNPTFNWVRLAQRVPVRVHIDEVPDGVLLSAGITCTVIVKPQGRDDQASAAQAPGRAG; from the coding sequence ATGACCTTGAAATCCGTAATCAGCCTGCTGGCGACCCTGCTGATCCTGCTGGTCGCCGTATTTATCGGGCGGACCCTGTGGGTCAACTACATGGACACCCCCTGGACCCGTGACGGTCGCGTGCGCGCCGACGTGATCAATGTCGCCGCCGACGTTTCCGGGATCGTCGTCGACGTCCCGGTGCGCGACAACCAGTTGGTGAAGAAAGGCGACCTGCTGATGCAGATCGACCCCGACCACTACCGTATTGCGGTGAAGCAGGCCGAGTCGCTGGTTGCCTCGCGCAAGGCGACCCTGGAGATGCGCCAGTTGAACGCCCGGCGGCGCGCGGAAATGGATGAGATGGTGGTCTCCCGCGAAAGCCGCGACGACGCCCACAACACCGCCGCCGCGGCGATGGCCGACTACGAGCAGGCCAAGGCCCAGCTCGACGCCGCGCGCCTGAACCTGGAGCGCACCCGGGTGGTGGCGCAGGTCGACGGCTACGTCACCAACCTCAACGTGCACCGTGGCGACTACGCGCGGGTCGGCGAGGCGAAGATGGCGGTGATCGACAAGAACTCCTACTGGGTCTACGGCTACTTCGAGGAAACCAAGCTGCCGTACATCCGCGAAGGCGACCCGGTGGACATGCAGCTGATGAGCGGCGAACACCTCAAGGGCCACGTGGAAAGCATCGCCCGCGGCATCTACGACCGCGACAACCCGGAAAGCCGCGAGCTGACCGCCGACGTCAACCCCACTTTCAACTGGGTGCGCCTGGCCCAGCGCGTGCCGGTGCGGGTACACATCGACGAAGTGCCGGACGGCGTGCTGCTCTCGGCGGGGATCACCTGCACGGTGATCGTCAAGCCGCAAGGGCGCGACGACCAGGCCTCGGCGGCGCAGGCGCCGGGGCGGGCCGGTTGA
- a CDS encoding betaine/proline/choline family ABC transporter ATP-binding protein (Members of the family are the ATP-binding subunit of ABC transporters for substrates such as betaine, L-proline or other amino acids, choline, carnitine, etc. The substrate specificity is best determined from the substrate-binding subunit, rather than this subunit, as it interacts with the permease subunit and not with substrate directly.) — protein MIELDKLSKTFTQKNGKEFRAVDSVSLTVEKGEICVFLGPSGCGKTTTLKMINRIIPPTSGRVLIDGQDTADLDEVTLRRHIGYVIQQIGLFPNMTIEENIMVVPRLLGWDKARCKEKARELMSMVKLEPKQYLQRYPRELSGGQQQRVGVIRALAADAPLLLMDEPFGAVDPINRESIQNEFFEMQRKLGMTVIMVSHDIDEAIKLGDKVAVFKSGRLLQYDHPDTLLAHPADEFVSAFTGQDSTLKRLLLVRAEDAADSSLVTARPQTPVAEALELMDENDRRYLIVVDDQGKGLGYVRRKDLRRQEGTCEPFVTPFRVTASHDEHLRILLSRMYEFNSSWLPVLDPDQQFLGEVTQESIADYLSSGRSRGGKGLIVSPAEQVGA, from the coding sequence ATGATCGAACTGGACAAGCTCAGCAAGACCTTCACCCAGAAGAACGGCAAGGAGTTCCGCGCCGTCGATTCCGTCAGCCTGACCGTGGAGAAAGGCGAGATCTGCGTCTTCCTCGGCCCCTCCGGCTGCGGCAAGACCACCACCCTGAAGATGATCAACCGGATCATCCCGCCGACCTCCGGCCGCGTGCTGATCGACGGCCAGGACACCGCGGACCTCGACGAGGTCACCCTGCGCCGCCACATCGGCTACGTGATCCAGCAGATCGGCCTGTTCCCGAACATGACCATCGAGGAAAACATCATGGTCGTGCCGCGCCTGCTCGGCTGGGACAAGGCGCGCTGCAAGGAGAAGGCCCGCGAGCTGATGAGCATGGTCAAGCTGGAGCCCAAGCAGTACCTGCAACGCTACCCGCGCGAACTCTCCGGCGGCCAGCAGCAGCGCGTCGGGGTAATCCGCGCGCTGGCGGCGGACGCGCCGCTGCTGCTGATGGACGAGCCGTTCGGCGCGGTCGATCCGATCAACCGCGAGTCGATCCAGAACGAGTTCTTCGAAATGCAGCGCAAGCTCGGCATGACCGTGATCATGGTCAGCCACGACATCGACGAAGCCATCAAGCTGGGTGACAAGGTGGCGGTGTTCAAGAGCGGCCGGCTGCTCCAGTACGACCACCCGGACACCCTGCTGGCGCACCCGGCGGACGAGTTCGTCAGCGCCTTCACCGGCCAGGACAGCACGCTCAAGCGCCTGCTCCTGGTGCGCGCCGAAGACGCCGCCGACAGCAGCCTGGTCACCGCCCGGCCGCAGACCCCGGTGGCCGAGGCGCTGGAACTGATGGACGAGAACGACCGGCGCTACCTGATCGTGGTGGATGACCAGGGCAAGGGCCTGGGCTACGTGCGACGCAAGGACCTGCGCCGCCAGGAAGGCACCTGCGAACCGTTCGTCACCCCGTTCCGGGTCACCGCCAGCCACGACGAGCACCTGCGCATCCTGTTGTCGCGGATGTACGAGTTCAACAGCTCCTGGCTGCCGGTGCTCGACCCCGACCAGCAGTTCCTCGGCGAGGTCACCCAGGAATCCATCGCCGACTACCTCAGCTCCGGCCGCTCGCGCGGCGGCAAGGGCCTGATCGTGTCGCCGGCCGAACAGGTCGGGGCCTAG
- the tpbA gene encoding tyrosine phosphatase TpbA — MHRSPLAWLRLLLAAVLGAFLLGGPLHAAETAATRSPAWAQAVDPSINLYRMSPTLYRSALPNAQSVALLQRLQVKTVVSFIKDDDRAWLGQAPVRVLSLPTHADRVDDAEVLSVLRQLQAAEREGPVLMHCKHGNNRTGLFAAMYRIVVQGWDKQAALEEMQHGGFGDEDDMRDASAYVRGADVDGLRLAMANGECSPSRFAVCHVREWMAQALDRP; from the coding sequence ATGCACCGTTCACCGCTCGCCTGGCTCCGCCTGCTCCTCGCCGCCGTGCTCGGCGCCTTCCTGCTCGGCGGCCCGCTGCATGCCGCCGAGACTGCCGCCACGCGTTCGCCAGCCTGGGCGCAAGCGGTCGACCCGTCGATCAACCTCTACCGCATGAGCCCCACCCTCTATCGCAGCGCGCTGCCCAACGCACAGAGCGTCGCGCTGCTGCAACGCCTGCAGGTGAAGACGGTGGTCAGCTTCATCAAGGACGACGACCGCGCCTGGCTGGGCCAGGCTCCGGTGCGGGTGCTCAGCCTGCCGACCCACGCCGACCGGGTCGACGACGCCGAGGTGCTCAGCGTCCTCCGCCAGTTGCAGGCCGCCGAGCGCGAAGGCCCGGTACTGATGCACTGCAAGCACGGCAACAACCGCACCGGACTGTTCGCCGCCATGTACCGCATCGTCGTGCAGGGCTGGGACAAGCAGGCCGCGCTGGAGGAAATGCAGCACGGCGGTTTCGGCGACGAGGACGACATGCGCGACGCCAGCGCCTATGTGCGCGGCGCCGACGTCGACGGCCTGCGCCTGGCGATGGCCAACGGCGAATGCAGCCCGTCGCGCTTCGCCGTCTGCCATGTGCGCGAGTGGATGGCCCAGGCGCTCGACCGGCCGTAA
- a CDS encoding FUSC family protein: MSGRSAGFALPSRDEWRHALAEWARSDGATWIYVFKVLCAAFLTLWLAMRLELPQPSTATITVFIVMQPQSGQVFAKSFYRILGTLVGLSVMVTLIALFAQERVLFLLSSAIWIGLCTAGAARYRDFRSYACVLAGYTATLIGIPATSHPEGAFMQAIWRVLEISLAILCSGVVSAVIMPQTTSAAMRNALYVRFGLFAAFVLDSLRGVGGRERFESSNVAFAAQAVGLETMRAASAFEDPHMRLRNGRLIRLSSEFMAMNTRFHALHQLLERLRAQGSTQVLEAFEPCLEEITGLLEEIRGRAVTDHDAERFAQRLADCRERLMARIRQARGELLAREPGEEARLDFNTAAELLYRFAEEMHDYALTHASLAAHRHEREQWKDAFTAKANAVAAAVAGMRTGLMILLFGCFWIYSTWPSGGTFALNAVAVSALASAAPNPKKVAMQMAIGTMAAALLGFSEMFFVYPHIDGFPLLCLVLAPVFALGAFISSRPQWAGYGLGLLVFFCFGSVPANLTVYDPAHVINEYIALILSMLLSAAAAAVILPPNSAWLWKRLERDLRMRVVFAISGRSRGLGSAFESGTRDLLNQAYGVAAGRPDVQRGLLRWMFLVLEVGHAIIELRREQERLPDEPCYAEAMPWRQAIRAMGRALIRLFVRPGAENLERALAAVDQAIHAARHTDEPCAPHFDSSPLRRVRSYLHFIRSSLLAPTSPLTELAGRTSGQGTVHAS, translated from the coding sequence ATGAGCGGCCGCTCCGCTGGTTTCGCCCTGCCCAGCCGCGACGAGTGGCGGCACGCGCTGGCCGAGTGGGCGCGCAGCGACGGGGCGACCTGGATCTACGTGTTCAAGGTGCTCTGCGCGGCCTTCCTGACCCTCTGGCTGGCGATGCGCCTGGAATTGCCGCAGCCGAGCACGGCGACCATCACCGTGTTCATCGTCATGCAGCCGCAGAGCGGCCAGGTGTTCGCCAAGAGCTTCTACCGCATCCTCGGCACCCTGGTCGGCCTCAGCGTGATGGTTACCCTGATCGCCCTGTTCGCCCAGGAGCGAGTGCTGTTCCTGCTCAGCTCGGCGATCTGGATCGGCCTCTGCACCGCCGGGGCCGCCCGCTACCGTGACTTCCGCTCCTACGCCTGCGTGCTCGCCGGCTACACCGCGACGCTGATCGGCATCCCCGCCACCAGCCATCCGGAAGGCGCCTTCATGCAGGCGATCTGGCGGGTCCTGGAAATCAGCCTGGCGATCCTCTGCTCGGGGGTGGTCAGCGCGGTGATCATGCCGCAGACCACCAGCGCGGCGATGCGCAATGCGCTGTACGTGCGCTTCGGCCTGTTCGCCGCGTTCGTCCTCGACAGCCTGCGCGGGGTCGGCGGGCGCGAGCGCTTCGAAAGCAGCAACGTGGCCTTCGCCGCCCAGGCCGTGGGCCTGGAGACGATGCGCGCGGCGAGCGCCTTCGAGGATCCGCACATGCGCCTGCGCAATGGCCGGCTGATTCGCCTGAGCAGCGAGTTCATGGCCATGAATACCCGTTTCCACGCCCTCCACCAACTGCTCGAACGCCTGCGCGCGCAGGGCTCCACCCAGGTGCTGGAAGCGTTCGAACCGTGCCTGGAGGAAATCACCGGGCTGCTCGAGGAGATCCGTGGCCGCGCCGTCACCGACCATGACGCCGAGCGCTTCGCCCAGCGCCTCGCCGACTGCCGCGAACGCCTGATGGCGCGCATCCGCCAGGCGCGCGGAGAACTGCTGGCGCGGGAGCCGGGCGAAGAGGCGCGGCTGGACTTCAATACCGCCGCCGAGCTGCTCTACCGTTTCGCCGAGGAGATGCACGACTACGCCCTGACCCATGCCTCGCTGGCCGCCCACCGCCACGAGCGCGAGCAGTGGAAGGACGCCTTCACCGCCAAGGCCAACGCGGTGGCGGCGGCAGTGGCGGGGATGCGCACCGGGTTGATGATCCTGCTGTTCGGCTGTTTCTGGATCTACAGCACCTGGCCCAGCGGCGGCACCTTCGCCCTCAACGCGGTGGCGGTCTCGGCGCTGGCCTCGGCGGCGCCGAACCCGAAGAAGGTCGCCATGCAGATGGCCATCGGCACCATGGCGGCGGCGCTGCTCGGCTTCAGCGAGATGTTCTTCGTCTACCCGCATATCGACGGTTTCCCGCTGCTATGCCTGGTACTGGCGCCGGTGTTCGCCCTCGGCGCGTTCATCTCCTCGCGGCCGCAGTGGGCCGGCTACGGTCTCGGCCTGCTGGTGTTCTTCTGCTTCGGTTCGGTGCCGGCGAACCTGACCGTCTACGACCCGGCCCACGTGATCAACGAGTACATCGCCCTGATCCTCTCGATGCTGCTCTCGGCCGCGGCCGCCGCGGTCATTCTGCCGCCCAACAGCGCCTGGCTGTGGAAGCGCCTCGAGCGCGACCTGCGGATGCGCGTGGTGTTCGCCATCAGCGGCAGGAGCAGGGGGCTTGGCTCGGCCTTCGAAAGCGGTACCCGCGACCTGCTGAACCAGGCCTATGGCGTCGCCGCCGGGCGCCCGGACGTGCAGCGCGGGCTGCTGCGCTGGATGTTCCTGGTGCTCGAGGTCGGCCACGCGATCATCGAGCTGCGTCGCGAGCAGGAGCGCCTGCCGGACGAACCCTGCTACGCCGAGGCCATGCCCTGGCGCCAGGCGATCCGCGCCATGGGGCGGGCCCTGATCCGGCTGTTCGTGCGCCCCGGTGCGGAGAACCTGGAGCGCGCCCTGGCGGCTGTCGACCAGGCCATCCACGCGGCCAGGCACACCGACGAACCCTGCGCGCCGCACTTCGACAGCTCGCCGCTACGGCGGGTGCGCAGCTACCTGCACTTCATCCGTTCTTCCCTGCTCGCGCCGACCTCGCCACTGACCGAACTGGCCGGCCGGACGAGCGGCCAAGGTACCGTCCATGCCTCGTGA
- a CDS encoding glycine betaine ABC transporter substrate-binding protein — MNRLIRSLCLACAGLFAAGLAQAETLRIGGKTFTEQRILTAITAQFLQKRGYDVTVTTGLGSTLARAAQESGQLDIVWEYTGSSLIVYNHIDEKLDAAASYRRVKQLDEAQGLVWLKPTRFNNTYALAMPEEQAEHLGIQSVSDLARVLAEQQEAEPGSTHLFAMDPEFAGRPDGLGPMSELYGLHFTRNDIRQMDAGLVYTALKNRQVFLGLVYTTDGRLKDFKLRVLKDDKQYFPFYNAAPVVRKEVMQRHPEFATLFDPIIERLDDATMQALNARVDIEQQTPQKVAADFLREHHLLDDGQAGQGGSQ; from the coding sequence ATGAACCGACTGATCCGCTCACTCTGCCTGGCCTGCGCCGGCCTGTTCGCCGCCGGCCTGGCGCAGGCGGAAACCCTGCGCATCGGCGGCAAGACCTTCACCGAGCAGCGCATCCTCACCGCCATCACCGCGCAGTTCCTGCAGAAGCGCGGCTACGACGTGACGGTCACCACCGGCCTGGGCAGCACCCTGGCCCGCGCCGCCCAGGAAAGCGGCCAACTGGATATCGTCTGGGAGTACACCGGCTCGTCGCTGATCGTCTACAACCACATCGACGAGAAGCTCGACGCCGCGGCTTCCTACCGCCGGGTCAAGCAACTCGACGAAGCCCAGGGCCTGGTCTGGCTGAAGCCGACCCGCTTCAACAACACCTATGCCCTGGCCATGCCCGAGGAACAGGCCGAGCACCTGGGCATCCAGAGCGTCAGCGATCTCGCGCGGGTGCTCGCCGAACAGCAGGAGGCCGAGCCCGGGAGCACCCACCTGTTCGCCATGGACCCGGAGTTCGCCGGCCGCCCCGACGGCCTCGGCCCCATGAGCGAGCTGTACGGCCTGCACTTCACCCGCAACGACATCCGCCAGATGGACGCCGGGCTGGTCTACACCGCGCTGAAGAACCGCCAGGTGTTCCTCGGCCTCGTCTACACCACCGACGGCCGCCTGAAGGATTTCAAGCTGCGCGTGCTGAAGGACGACAAGCAGTACTTCCCCTTCTACAACGCCGCCCCGGTGGTGCGTAAGGAGGTCATGCAGCGCCATCCGGAGTTCGCCACGCTGTTCGATCCGATCATCGAGCGGCTCGACGACGCCACCATGCAGGCGCTCAACGCGCGGGTCGATATCGAGCAGCAGACGCCACAGAAGGTCGCCGCCGACTTCCTCCGCGAACACCACCTGCTCGACGACGGCCAGGCCGGCCAGGGAGGTAGCCAGTAA
- a CDS encoding ABC transporter permease, with product MDFFSVLSHLDWSQVGQLTLQHLLLVLVAVGLAILVGVPLGVLMTRFTWLAGPLQGAATVMLTIPSIALFGLLMPVYSVFGQGLGPLPAITAVFLYSLLPILRNTYLALTGVEAGIREAGKGIGMTFWQRLRMVDIPLAVPVILAGVRTAVVMNIGVMTIAAVIGAGGLGVLILTSISQSNMPMLVVGAVLVSLLAIVADLLLQWLQRILTPKGLRASAH from the coding sequence ATGGACTTCTTCAGCGTGCTTTCCCATCTCGACTGGTCCCAGGTCGGCCAGCTCACCCTCCAGCACCTGCTGCTGGTACTGGTCGCCGTAGGCCTGGCGATCCTCGTCGGCGTGCCGCTGGGCGTGCTGATGACCCGCTTCACGTGGCTGGCCGGCCCGCTGCAGGGCGCCGCCACGGTGATGCTGACCATCCCCTCGATCGCCCTGTTCGGCCTGCTGATGCCGGTCTACTCGGTATTCGGCCAGGGCCTCGGGCCGCTGCCGGCGATCACCGCGGTGTTCCTCTATTCGCTGCTGCCGATCCTGCGCAACACCTACCTCGCCCTGACCGGCGTCGAAGCGGGCATCCGCGAGGCCGGCAAGGGCATCGGCATGACCTTCTGGCAACGCCTGCGGATGGTCGACATTCCCCTCGCGGTGCCGGTGATCCTCGCCGGCGTACGCACCGCCGTGGTGATGAACATCGGCGTGATGACCATCGCCGCGGTGATCGGCGCCGGCGGCCTGGGCGTGCTGATCCTCACTTCCATCAGCCAGAGCAACATGCCGATGCTGGTGGTCGGCGCGGTACTGGTCAGCCTCCTGGCCATCGTCGCCGACCTGCTGCTGCAATGGCTGCAACGCATCCTCACCCCCAAGGGACTGCGCGCCAGCGCGCACTGA